Proteins from one Lepidochelys kempii isolate rLepKem1 chromosome 6, rLepKem1.hap2, whole genome shotgun sequence genomic window:
- the STX3 gene encoding syntaxin-3 isoform X10 yields the protein MHHGANGAGFWARETSTDWWDRIVLQVWDDSQWLRNFRMRRGTFMELCDLLSPALKRMNTKMRAALTVEKRVAIVLWKLAMPDSYRSVGNQFGVGKSTVGAAVMQVAHAIKDLLISRVVTLGNVHFIVDGFAAMGFPNCGGARDGIHIPILAPEHQAGENINRKGYFSIVLQALVDHKGCFTNINVGWPGKVHDARIFRNSGLFQKLQEGTLFPDQKITVGDVEMPICILGDPAYPLMPWLMKPNTGSLDSSQELFNYRLSKCRMVVECTFGRLKVRWRSLLTRLDRSETNIPIVITACCVLHNICESKGETFMAGWEVEANCLAAGYAQPDTRAVRRAQEGAVRIREALKTSFMTGQATV from the coding sequence actggtgggaccgcatagtgttgcaggtctgggacgattcacagtggctgcgaaactttcgcatgcgtaggggcactttcatggaactttgtgacttgctttcccctgccctgaagcgcatgaataccaagatgagagcagccctcacagttgagaagcgagtggcgatagtcctgtggaagcttgcaatgccagacagctaccggtcagttgggaatcaatttggagtgggcaaatctactgtgggggctgctgtaatgcaagtagcccacgcaatcaaagatctgctgatatcaagggtagttaCCCTGGGAAACGTGCActtcatagtggatggctttgctgcaatgggattccctaactgtggtggggccagagacggaatccatatccctatcttggcaccggagcaccaagccggcgagaacataaaccgcaaggggtacttttcaatagtgctgcaagctctggtggatcacaagggatgtttcaccaacatcaacgtgggatggccgggaaaggtacatgacgctcgcatcttcaggaactctggtctgtttcaaaagctgcaggaaggaactttattcccagaccagaaaataactgttggggacgttgaaatgcctatatgtatccttggggacccagcctaccccttaatgccatggctcatgaagccgaacacaggcagcctggacagtagtcaggagctgttcaactacaggctgagcaagtgtagaatggtggtagaatgtacatttggacgtttaaaggtgcgttggcgcagtttactgactcgcttagaccgcagcgaaaccaatattcccattgttattactgcttgctgtgtgctccacaatatctgtgagagtaagggggagacgtttatggcagggtgggaggttgaggcaaattgtctggctgctggttacgcgcagccagacaccagggcggttagaagagcacaggagggcgcagtacgcatcagagaagctttgaaaaccagtttcatgactggccaggctacggtgtga